In a genomic window of Balaenoptera ricei isolate mBalRic1 chromosome 3, mBalRic1.hap2, whole genome shotgun sequence:
- the LOC132363465 gene encoding LOW QUALITY PROTEIN: heterogeneous nuclear ribonucleoproteins A2/B1-like (The sequence of the model RefSeq protein was modified relative to this genomic sequence to represent the inferred CDS: inserted 2 bases in 1 codon), whose amino-acid sequence MKKTSTSVPLERSKKEKEQFCKLFIGGLSSETTEESLRNYYKQRGNLTDCVLIRDPASQKPGRSGFVTFSSMAEVDVAMAARPHSIDGKTVAPKRAVPREDSGQRGAFLTXKKLFVGGIEEDTEEHHLRDYFEKYGKIDAIEIITDRESGKKRGFGFVTFNDHDPVDKLVLQKDHSINGHHAEVRKALSRPKMQGVQSSRGGRGGNFGFGDPPGGGGNVGAGPRRGRKLGGRSDGYGRGHTFGDGYHGCGGGSAGGNLGVGPGYGGGQGGYGGRGSRYGDLDGGSRGGFDSYGGRNYGSRNYNDLGNYKQKPSKYDLLKTGKLSGSRNVGGSYGGGNYGPGGGGRRGRYAVTSRY is encoded by the exons ATGAAGAAAACTTCAACATCTGTTCCTTTGGAGAggagtaagaaagaaaaagaacaattctGTAAACTCTTTATTGGTGGCTTAAGCTCTGAAACCACGGAAGAAAGTCTGAGGAACTACTACAAGCAACGGGGAAACCTTACAGACTGTGTGTTAATAAGGGATCCTGCCAGCCAAAAACCAGGAAGATCTGGTTTTGTCACGTTTTCATCCATGGCTGAGGTGGATGTTGCCATGGCTGCCAGACCTCACTCCATTGATGGGAAAACTGTTGCGCCCAAACGTGCTGTCCCAAGAGAGGATTCTGGACAGCGGGGCGCTTTCTTGAC GAAGAAGCTGTTTGTTGGTGGAATTGAAGAAGATACTGAGGAGCATCATCTTAGAGATTACTTTGAGAAATATGGAAAAATCGATGCCATTGAGATAATTACCGATAGAGAGTCTGGAAAGAAAAGAGGCTTTGGATTTGTTACTTTTAATGACCATGATCCCGTGGATAAGCTTGTGTTGCAGAAAGACCATAGCATCAATGGTCATCATGCAGAAGTAAGAAAGGCCTTGTCTCGACCTAAAATGCAGGGAGTCCAAAGTTCTAGAGGTGGAAGAGGAGGCAACTTCGGTTTTGGAGAccctcctggtggtggtggaaatgttGGAGCAGGACCAAGAcgaggaaggaaacttggaggaagATCTGATGGATATGGAAGAGGACATACATTTGGGGATGGCTATCATGGGTGTGGAGGAGGATCTGCAGGTGGCAATTTGGGGGTTGGCCCTGGTTATGGAGGAGGACAAGGAGGATACGGTGGTAGAGGATCTCGATATGGCGACCTGGATGGGGGCTCCAGAGGTGGTTTTGACAGCTATGGAGGAAGAAATTATGGAAGTCGTAATTACAATGATTTGGGAAATTATAAGCAGAAACCTTCTAAGTACGATTTACTGAAGACTGGAAAACTGAGTGGTAGCAGGAATGTGGGAGGATCATACGGTGGAGGAAACTATGGTCCAGGAGGCGGTGGAAGACGTGGGCGTTATGCAGTGACCAGCCGATACTGA